In a single window of the Notamacropus eugenii isolate mMacEug1 chromosome 4, mMacEug1.pri_v2, whole genome shotgun sequence genome:
- the SPATA9 gene encoding spermatogenesis-associated protein 9 isoform X3, translating to MPIKPVGWICGQVVKNFSGRIEGLQKAVMDLLDEYKDEFPTVLRLSQSNQKTDVVPKASKTRMAINLAKIHAGSVLQGLHKISRSSKSVAKLLQPQLAHRLLELKNISHRLLRDVNTPKQPLYKVKVRKGSLLDVISFPAKTAFASMMYASYAALIYLTVCINALLEKAKNIFQEEESIRRNKKDNFEVRKAFSEPVFSEFEIVAKPYRSLPENTDAVLLSDIKLPDIKLSNKIQVLHSVFDQSTEMNE from the exons ATGCCAATCAAACCCGTTGGCTGGATATGTGGCCAAGTAGTGAAGAACTTTTCTGGAAGAA TTGAGGGATTACAGAAAGCAGTCATGGACCTTCTAGACGAGTATAAGGATGAATTTCCCACCGTGTTAAGATTATCACAATCAAACCAG AAAACAGATGTGGTCCCGAAAGCATCCAAAACAAGAATGGCTATCAATCTAGCTAAGATACATGCAGGATCAGTCCTCCAAGGGTTACATAAGATATCCAGATCATCAAAATCAGTTGCCAAACTTTTGCAGCCTCAACTTGCCCATAGGCTTTTAGAACTAAAGAACATATCACATCGTCTGCTGAGGGATGTTAACACCCCAAAGCAACCTCTGTATAAAGTTAAG GTCAGAAAGGGCTCTTTGTTAGATGTAATCTCCTTTCCAGCAAAAACTGCCTTTGCAAGCATGATGTATGCATCCTACGCAGCACTAATTTACTTG acAGTCTGTATTAATGCATTGCTGGAGAAGGCGAAGAATATTTTTCAAGAAGAAGAGTCCATAAGGCGAaacaaaaaggataattttgaagTTAGAAAAGCCTTTTCTGAGCCTGTGTTTTCTGAATTTGAAATCGTAGCTAAGCCTTATCGATCTCTGCCAGAGAACACAGATGCTGTTCTCCTTTCTGATATTAAGCTTCCGGATATTAAGTTGAGTAACAAGATTCAAGTATTACATTCTGTATTTGACCAatcaactgaaatgaatgaataa
- the RFESD gene encoding Rieske domain-containing protein isoform X3, translated as MTAVVHDREVVIFYHKGEYHAMDIRCYHSGGPLHLGEIEDFDGRACIVCPWHKYKITLSTGEGLYQSIDPKDPSAVPKWCSKGVKQRIHTVTVKNGHIYVTLSQASDFKCDSDFYATGQFKVIQRPSTLRRVPDFKNI; from the exons ATGACAGCTGTGGTCCATGACAGAGAAGTTGTCATTTTCTATCACAAAGGAGAATATCATGCTATGGACATTCGCTGTTACC ATTCAGGAGGACCTTTACATTTAGGAGAAATAGAG GATTTTGATGGACGGGCATGCATTGTTTGCCCCTGGCATAAATACAAAATTACTTTATCAACAGGAGAAGGACTGTATCAATCTATAGACCCTAAAGATCCATCAGCTGTTCCCAAATGGTGTTCCAAAGGAGTAAAGCAAAGGATCCATACTGTGACTGTGAAAAATGGGCATATTTACGTGACTCTTTCTCAGGCTTCAGATTTTAAGTGTGATTCTGATTTCTATGCCACTGGACAGTTTAAAGTAATTCAGAGACCTTCTACTCTCAGGAGAgttcctgattttaaaaatatatga
- the SPATA9 gene encoding spermatogenesis-associated protein 9 isoform X4, giving the protein MDLLDEYKDEFPTVLRLSQSNQKTDVVPKASKTRMAINLAKIHAGSVLQGLHKISRSSKSVAKLLQPQLAHRLLELKNISHRLLRDVNTPKQPLYKVKVRKGSLLDVISFPAKTAFASMMYASYAALIYLTVCINALLEKAKNIFQEEESIRRNKKDNFEVRKAFSEPVFSEFEIVAKPYRSLPENTDAVLLSDIKLPDIKLSNKIQVLHSVFDQSTEMNE; this is encoded by the exons ATGGACCTTCTAGACGAGTATAAGGATGAATTTCCCACCGTGTTAAGATTATCACAATCAAACCAG AAAACAGATGTGGTCCCGAAAGCATCCAAAACAAGAATGGCTATCAATCTAGCTAAGATACATGCAGGATCAGTCCTCCAAGGGTTACATAAGATATCCAGATCATCAAAATCAGTTGCCAAACTTTTGCAGCCTCAACTTGCCCATAGGCTTTTAGAACTAAAGAACATATCACATCGTCTGCTGAGGGATGTTAACACCCCAAAGCAACCTCTGTATAAAGTTAAG GTCAGAAAGGGCTCTTTGTTAGATGTAATCTCCTTTCCAGCAAAAACTGCCTTTGCAAGCATGATGTATGCATCCTACGCAGCACTAATTTACTTG acAGTCTGTATTAATGCATTGCTGGAGAAGGCGAAGAATATTTTTCAAGAAGAAGAGTCCATAAGGCGAaacaaaaaggataattttgaagTTAGAAAAGCCTTTTCTGAGCCTGTGTTTTCTGAATTTGAAATCGTAGCTAAGCCTTATCGATCTCTGCCAGAGAACACAGATGCTGTTCTCCTTTCTGATATTAAGCTTCCGGATATTAAGTTGAGTAACAAGATTCAAGTATTACATTCTGTATTTGACCAatcaactgaaatgaatgaataa
- the RFESD gene encoding Rieske domain-containing protein isoform X1, which produces MDPQSSTQDPETIKDNSPVYVGREEDIKKTQRMTAVVHDREVVIFYHKGEYHAMDIRCYHSGGPLHLGEIEDFDGRACIVCPWHKYKITLSTGEGLYQSIDPKDPSAVPKWCSKGVKQRIHTVTVKNGHIYVTLSQASDFKCDSDFYATGQFKVIQRPSTLRRVPDFKNI; this is translated from the exons ATGGATCCTCAAAGCTCTACACAAGATCCTGAGACAATAAAAGATAATTCTCCTGTCTATGTTGGCAGAGAAGAAGACATTAAGAAAACTCAGAGAATGACAGCTGTGGTCCATGACAGAGAAGTTGTCATTTTCTATCACAAAGGAGAATATCATGCTATGGACATTCGCTGTTACC ATTCAGGAGGACCTTTACATTTAGGAGAAATAGAG GATTTTGATGGACGGGCATGCATTGTTTGCCCCTGGCATAAATACAAAATTACTTTATCAACAGGAGAAGGACTGTATCAATCTATAGACCCTAAAGATCCATCAGCTGTTCCCAAATGGTGTTCCAAAGGAGTAAAGCAAAGGATCCATACTGTGACTGTGAAAAATGGGCATATTTACGTGACTCTTTCTCAGGCTTCAGATTTTAAGTGTGATTCTGATTTCTATGCCACTGGACAGTTTAAAGTAATTCAGAGACCTTCTACTCTCAGGAGAgttcctgattttaaaaatatatga
- the RFESD gene encoding Rieske domain-containing protein isoform X2 gives MQVKCLREEDIKKTQRMTAVVHDREVVIFYHKGEYHAMDIRCYHSGGPLHLGEIEDFDGRACIVCPWHKYKITLSTGEGLYQSIDPKDPSAVPKWCSKGVKQRIHTVTVKNGHIYVTLSQASDFKCDSDFYATGQFKVIQRPSTLRRVPDFKNI, from the exons AGAAGAAGACATTAAGAAAACTCAGAGAATGACAGCTGTGGTCCATGACAGAGAAGTTGTCATTTTCTATCACAAAGGAGAATATCATGCTATGGACATTCGCTGTTACC ATTCAGGAGGACCTTTACATTTAGGAGAAATAGAG GATTTTGATGGACGGGCATGCATTGTTTGCCCCTGGCATAAATACAAAATTACTTTATCAACAGGAGAAGGACTGTATCAATCTATAGACCCTAAAGATCCATCAGCTGTTCCCAAATGGTGTTCCAAAGGAGTAAAGCAAAGGATCCATACTGTGACTGTGAAAAATGGGCATATTTACGTGACTCTTTCTCAGGCTTCAGATTTTAAGTGTGATTCTGATTTCTATGCCACTGGACAGTTTAAAGTAATTCAGAGACCTTCTACTCTCAGGAGAgttcctgattttaaaaatatatga